The sequence CCCGGGCCCGGCAAAGCGGCTGGCGGCCACGCCGGTGAGAACGAAAATGCCGGTGCCGATGATGGCCCCTACTCCCAAGAATACCAAATCAAAAGGGCCAAGCCGCCGCCGCAGGCCTTGCTCTCCCCGCTCGGCCAGGACTTCCTCCAGCGGCTTGACCCGGAATAACGCTCTCCAGCTACCCGTCGTTCCTCGCCCCTCTACCGCCGGATGACGTTCTTCGTATACTAGTCTGGCCGGCGGAGCGGGGGCATTATTTTGGATTCCAGCGCTAGCGTTCCGCAGGCTTCTGGGCAATCACTGCAGTGATTTCAATGGTCTTGCCCAGACGCCATACTTTTATCTTCACCTGCTGGCCTACCTTTGTACTCCGGATGGCCTTGACCAAAGTGTCGGCATCGGTTATCTTCTGGCCGTTGAACTCCAGGATTATATCTCCCCGACGCAGGCCCGCCTTGGCAGCAGGACTGTTGCTCTCCACCGAATCCACCAGGGCCCCTTCAACGCGGCCCAGGCCGAAGTACTCGGCTACGTCAGGCGTAACGTCGTAAATGCCCACTCCCAGCCAAGGCCGCACGAGTTGACCCTTGGTCTTAAGAGTTTCAATTGCTCCCTTTACGGCACTGATAGGGATCGCAAAGCCGATCCCCTGCGCCTCGGCGTTGATGGCGGTGTTAATGCCCACCACCCTGCCCTGAAGGTTTAGGAGCGGGCCGCCGCTGTTACCGGGATTGATCGACGCGTCAGTCTGGAGCATATTCTCATACAGGCGATCTTCCACCGGTACCGGCCGCCCCTTGGCGCTGATCACTCCCACGGTCACGGTGTGGTCCAGCCCGTACGGGTTGCCGATGGCAATCACCCATTCCCCTACCCGCACCGCGTCCGAGTCTCCCAGCTCCAGGTAAGGGAAGGCCCGCGGCCCGTCGATCTTCAAAACCGCCAAGTCAAGGTCGTAATCCGAACCTA comes from Clostridia bacterium and encodes:
- a CDS encoding trypsin-like peptidase domain-containing protein, whose translation is MRFAAENRVSGALAVLLVLTLVLTVGFLLGGCSQPAALADNPPPPASDSASSGGSGTAVAAVPPGVGPNTIADIVSKAGPAVVKIDTITRVGGSNPFFNDPFFRRFFGVPFQLGPQVQQGVGSGFLISADGYILTNEHVIDQAQEIKVTVAGYDTPFEARVVGSDYDLDLAVLKIDGPRAFPYLELGDSDAVRVGEWVIAIGNPYGLDHTVTVGVISAKGRPVPVEDRLYENMLQTDASINPGNSGGPLLNLQGRVVGINTAINAEAQGIGFAIPISAVKGAIETLKTKGQLVRPWLGVGIYDVTPDVAEYFGLGRVEGALVDSVESNSPAAKAGLRRGDIILEFNGQKITDADTLVKAIRSTKVGQQVKIKVWRLGKTIEITAVIAQKPAER